In one window of Effusibacillus lacus DNA:
- the rpe gene encoding ribulose-phosphate 3-epimerase codes for MIKIAPSILSADFAKLGEQIRIIEDGGADYVHVDVMDGHFVPNITIGPLIVDAIRPHTRLPLDVHLMIEQPDRYISDFVKAGADIISVHAEASPHLHRTLQLIKSLGIQSSVALNPHTPIQMIEHVLGDLDMVLLMTVNPGFGGQKFIESVVPKIRSLRNLLDAQGLQHVDIEVDGGIHPETSPLVREAGANVLVAGSAVYGAPNPAEAIRLIRGES; via the coding sequence ATGATCAAGATTGCCCCCTCCATTCTGTCAGCCGATTTTGCCAAATTGGGCGAACAAATCAGGATTATCGAAGATGGGGGAGCTGACTATGTCCATGTGGATGTTATGGACGGCCATTTTGTTCCCAATATTACCATCGGGCCGCTGATTGTGGATGCCATCCGGCCTCATACCCGATTGCCGCTGGATGTGCATTTGATGATTGAACAGCCGGATCGCTACATATCCGATTTTGTGAAGGCGGGTGCAGATATCATTTCAGTTCATGCGGAAGCCTCTCCGCATCTGCACAGAACTCTCCAATTGATCAAATCGCTTGGGATCCAATCTTCCGTGGCCTTGAACCCGCACACCCCGATCCAGATGATCGAGCATGTGCTGGGGGACCTGGACATGGTGCTGTTGATGACCGTCAATCCCGGATTTGGCGGACAGAAATTTATTGAATCCGTCGTCCCGAAAATCCGGTCTTTGCGTAATCTGCTTGACGCACAAGGTCTGCAGCATGTGGATATTGAAGTGGACGGGGGGATTCACCCGGAAACTTCCCCGTTGGTTCGGGAAGCGGGGGCCAATGTCCTTGTGGCCGGGTCAGCGGTTTACGGGGCACCGAATCCTGCGGAAGCGATTCGATTGATCCGGGGGGAGTCATAA
- the def gene encoding peptide deformylase produces the protein MAIRIIRKEGDPVLRETAKPVKEITKNIHKLLDDMAETMYDAEGVGLAAPQVGISKRVIVMDCGDGLIEMINPEVVSTEGEQIGPEGCLSIPGVTAEVKRAKRVVAKGLNRHGEEITVEGEDLLARCILHEIDHLNGILFTDYVNPMDLIKNQK, from the coding sequence ATGGCGATTCGGATTATTCGCAAAGAAGGTGACCCGGTCTTGCGGGAAACGGCAAAACCGGTAAAGGAAATTACGAAAAACATTCACAAGCTGCTGGATGATATGGCGGAAACGATGTATGACGCCGAAGGGGTCGGACTGGCCGCTCCTCAGGTGGGAATTTCCAAGCGTGTGATTGTGATGGACTGTGGCGATGGATTGATTGAGATGATTAACCCGGAGGTGGTCTCAACAGAAGGTGAGCAGATCGGTCCTGAAGGGTGCCTGTCCATTCCGGGTGTCACAGCCGAAGTGAAACGGGCGAAACGGGTGGTGGCCAAGGGACTGAACCGGCACGGGGAAGAAATCACCGTTGAAGGAGAAGATCTGCTGGCCCGGTGCATCCTGCACGAGATTGATCATTTGAACGGGATTCTGTTTACCGATTACGTGAATCCGATGGATTTGATTAAAAATCAGAAATGA
- the spoVM gene encoding stage V sporulation protein SpoVM — protein MRFYTIKLPRFLGGIVKAMLSVFQKKE, from the coding sequence TTGCGTTTTTATACCATCAAATTGCCCAGATTTCTAGGCGGTATTGTCAAGGCTATGTTGAGTGTGTTCCAGAAAAAAGAATAG
- the fmt gene encoding methionyl-tRNA formyltransferase: protein MGTPDFAVPSMKALVEAGYNIVCVVTQPDRPKGRGKQLTPPPVKVAAHDLGLPVYQPEKVRTEDSLDYLENLRPDLLVTAAYGQILPSRLLNLPRLGCVNVHASLLPKHRGGAPIHRCIINGDKESGVTIMRMVQQLDAGDMLSQVRVPIEERDTVGTLHDKLAQAGAKLLIETIPAILDGTVKETPQDESLATYSPNLTREDERIDWSKKAREIYNQVRGLNPWPVAFTKLDGKVYKIWWTEIVDELAVTGKNPGTVLKAEKDEIQVQTGEGILAIKELQPEGKRRMAAAELLRGQTMEAGKQFDDQAENF from the coding sequence ATGGGAACTCCCGACTTTGCCGTGCCCAGCATGAAGGCGTTGGTTGAGGCCGGGTACAATATAGTATGTGTAGTGACCCAACCTGATCGGCCAAAAGGCAGGGGCAAACAGCTGACGCCCCCGCCGGTGAAGGTTGCGGCACACGATCTCGGACTGCCCGTTTATCAACCGGAAAAGGTACGGACAGAGGATTCACTGGACTATCTGGAGAATTTGCGGCCGGACCTTTTGGTAACGGCAGCATATGGACAGATCCTCCCGTCCCGTCTTCTGAATCTGCCAAGACTTGGCTGTGTCAATGTACATGCGTCTTTGCTGCCGAAACACAGGGGAGGTGCCCCGATTCACCGCTGCATCATCAACGGAGACAAGGAATCGGGTGTAACCATTATGCGAATGGTTCAGCAGTTGGATGCGGGGGATATGCTGTCACAAGTCCGGGTGCCGATAGAAGAACGGGACACCGTCGGAACCTTGCACGACAAGCTTGCCCAGGCGGGAGCGAAACTTCTGATCGAAACGATTCCTGCGATCCTTGATGGCACTGTCAAGGAAACTCCGCAGGATGAATCCCTGGCAACCTACTCGCCGAATCTGACGCGGGAAGATGAACGGATCGACTGGTCCAAAAAAGCCCGTGAAATCTATAACCAGGTTCGGGGACTGAATCCGTGGCCGGTTGCCTTCACCAAACTGGACGGCAAGGTCTACAAAATCTGGTGGACGGAAATCGTGGATGAATTGGCAGTCACGGGTAAAAATCCGGGTACCGTGCTGAAAGCGGAGAAGGATGAGATACAGGTTCAGACGGGAGAGGGAATTCTGGCCATCAAGGAGCTGCAGCCGGAAGGGAAACGCCGGATGGCAGCAGCCGAACTGCTGCGGGGGCAAACCATGGAGGCAGGGAAACAATTTGACGACCAAGCTGAAAACTTCTAA
- the rsmB gene encoding 16S rRNA (cytosine(967)-C(5))-methyltransferase RsmB: MTTKLKTSNRQPIPVREIALQVLLAVDEQQAYSNLALQNALSRYNLPVNDKGLLTEIVYGTVQRLNTLDFRIRPLLKQPVAKLEPWVRNLLRLTVYQLDYLERIPPFAAIHEAVEIAKRRNPRLSGFVNAVLRNLLRGGKPDFPSAGFDPIRHLALVHSHPEWLVKEWFDQYGPEETERICMANNERPSLSLRVNSMRANRDEVIKALAEEGVEAHASIVSPDGIVLNSGTDVAKLKVFQKGMCSVQDESSMLVARCVNPQPGMRILDACAAPGGKTTHLAELAGDQGEVFAADIHEHKIELIRNAAQRLGLQSIRPVTGDIRELLPSLGQFDAILLDAPCSGFGVIRRKPDIKWRKTPDDVKEIRQIQADLIRLVAGSVKPGGILIYSTCTVERKENEEIVRSLLRERDDFEIDPLLSFLPKTVSRKALTPDGWVQMLPHHFGTDGFFICRLRKMK; the protein is encoded by the coding sequence TTGACGACCAAGCTGAAAACTTCTAACCGACAACCGATTCCCGTCCGGGAGATCGCCTTGCAGGTGCTGCTGGCCGTGGACGAACAACAAGCCTACAGCAACCTGGCCCTGCAGAACGCATTGTCTCGTTATAACCTCCCAGTTAACGACAAAGGGCTTCTGACCGAAATTGTATATGGAACTGTGCAACGGCTGAACACCCTGGACTTCCGGATACGGCCGCTCCTGAAGCAACCGGTGGCCAAGCTGGAGCCTTGGGTGCGGAACTTGCTCCGGTTGACCGTCTATCAGTTGGACTATCTTGAACGGATTCCTCCATTTGCGGCTATTCATGAGGCGGTGGAGATCGCGAAGAGGCGAAATCCCAGACTCTCCGGATTCGTCAATGCGGTGTTGCGCAATTTGCTGCGGGGCGGCAAACCGGATTTTCCTTCTGCAGGGTTTGATCCCATTCGTCATCTGGCGCTTGTTCATTCCCATCCGGAGTGGCTGGTCAAGGAATGGTTCGATCAGTACGGTCCGGAGGAGACGGAGCGAATCTGCATGGCAAACAATGAACGGCCTTCCCTGTCCTTACGGGTGAATTCCATGCGGGCAAACCGTGATGAGGTGATCAAAGCGCTTGCGGAGGAAGGCGTTGAGGCGCATGCTTCCATTGTCTCTCCGGATGGAATCGTGCTCAATTCCGGTACCGACGTTGCCAAACTGAAGGTGTTTCAAAAAGGTATGTGCAGTGTGCAGGACGAAAGTTCGATGTTGGTGGCCCGATGTGTCAACCCTCAACCCGGCATGCGAATCCTTGATGCCTGTGCGGCTCCCGGCGGAAAGACCACCCATTTGGCCGAACTGGCGGGAGATCAGGGGGAAGTCTTCGCGGCGGACATTCATGAACACAAAATCGAACTCATTCGAAATGCCGCCCAACGGTTGGGACTCCAATCCATCCGGCCGGTAACGGGGGATATCCGTGAGCTGCTCCCTTCTTTGGGACAGTTTGACGCGATCCTGCTGGACGCTCCCTGTTCAGGTTTCGGAGTGATTCGCAGAAAGCCGGACATCAAATGGCGCAAGACACCGGATGATGTCAAGGAGATCCGGCAGATCCAGGCGGACTTGATCCGCCTGGTGGCCGGTTCGGTCAAACCGGGCGGCATCCTGATTTATTCCACCTGCACCGTTGAACGGAAGGAAAATGAAGAAATTGTACGAAGTTTATTGAGAGAACGCGATGATTTTGAAATTGATCCGCTCTTGTCCTTCTTGCCCAAGACTGTGAGCCGCAAGGCTTTGACGCCGGATGGTTGGGTGCAGATGCTCCCTCACCATTTTGGCACAGACGGATTTTTCATATGCAGATTGCGGAAAATGAAATGA
- a CDS encoding Asp23/Gls24 family envelope stress response protein, translating to MPKVLQNDLGKIEIEENVIATVAGFAALDCYGLVGMASQKRVKDSISELLGRDNPGRGVEVRIVDDRVVVDLHIIVSYGTKISVVANNVMEKVKYTLENTLGLEVDEINIIVQGVRVSGDR from the coding sequence ATGCCGAAGGTTTTGCAAAACGATTTGGGCAAAATTGAAATTGAAGAGAATGTGATTGCCACGGTTGCCGGTTTTGCGGCATTGGATTGCTATGGCCTGGTAGGAATGGCCTCCCAGAAGCGGGTCAAAGACAGCATCAGCGAGTTGTTGGGACGCGATAATCCGGGGCGCGGTGTGGAGGTCCGCATTGTGGACGACCGGGTGGTCGTGGACTTGCATATTATCGTAAGTTACGGCACCAAGATCTCCGTGGTGGCCAACAATGTGATGGAAAAGGTGAAGTATACGCTGGAAAATACCCTGGGACTCGAGGTTGACGAGATCAACATCATTGTTCAGGGTGTCCGGGTGAGTGGCGACAGGTAA
- the rpmB gene encoding 50S ribosomal protein L28: MAKRCEVCGKDPKTGNQVSHSHILTKRRWLPNIQRVRAEVNGSVKRINVCTRCLKAGKVKRAI, translated from the coding sequence GTGGCTAAACGTTGTGAAGTATGTGGCAAAGATCCGAAAACAGGGAACCAGGTTTCCCATTCCCATATTCTGACCAAGCGCCGTTGGTTGCCCAATATTCAACGTGTCCGTGCAGAAGTGAACGGTTCTGTTAAGAGAATTAATGTTTGCACTCGCTGCCTGAAAGCAGGCAAAGTAAAACGCGCGATCTAA
- the rlmN gene encoding 23S rRNA (adenine(2503)-C(2))-methyltransferase RlmN gives MIRIEQLVQLTETKVQLYGMLPEEMEQWVQELGQPKFRAKQVYDWLYKKRATSFDEMTNLPATFRAQLKEKALIGTMKEVTRQTSRDGTIKLLLELHDGSTVETVLMRHNYGNSVCVSSQVGCRMGCTFCASTLGGLIRNLSAGEIVEQVMFFQRMLDEGEERVSSIVLMGSGEPLENYDAAMKFIDIITAPESLNIGTRHITVSTSGLVPAIRRLADEKRQITLAISLHSPFDELRSSMMPVNRAWNIEKLMDACRYYWNQTGRRLSFEYALIGGVNDDLRHARALAELLNGFQCHVNLIPVNYVPERNYRRTPKEQIRAFVEELNRLGVNATVRREMGHDIAAACGQLRAEQGRIQR, from the coding sequence GTGATCAGAATCGAACAACTGGTTCAACTCACGGAAACAAAAGTCCAACTGTACGGCATGCTGCCGGAAGAGATGGAACAATGGGTGCAGGAACTGGGGCAGCCGAAGTTCCGTGCCAAACAGGTATATGATTGGCTGTACAAAAAGCGGGCGACTTCCTTCGACGAAATGACCAATTTACCTGCGACCTTCCGGGCACAGTTGAAGGAAAAGGCCTTAATCGGGACAATGAAGGAAGTAACCCGCCAGACATCCCGGGACGGGACCATCAAACTTTTGTTGGAACTCCACGACGGCAGCACAGTCGAAACCGTTCTCATGCGTCACAATTACGGCAACTCGGTTTGTGTATCCTCTCAGGTCGGCTGCCGGATGGGATGTACCTTCTGTGCCTCCACCCTCGGCGGACTGATTCGCAACTTGTCTGCAGGGGAAATTGTGGAGCAGGTCATGTTTTTCCAGCGGATGTTGGATGAGGGGGAGGAACGGGTCTCTTCGATTGTACTGATGGGCTCCGGCGAACCCTTGGAAAATTATGATGCGGCGATGAAGTTTATCGATATCATTACGGCTCCCGAATCCCTGAATATCGGAACCCGCCACATCACGGTATCAACCAGCGGTCTTGTGCCGGCCATCAGGCGGTTGGCCGATGAGAAACGGCAAATCACTCTGGCAATCTCCTTGCATTCGCCCTTTGACGAATTGCGAAGTTCCATGATGCCTGTCAACCGGGCATGGAATATCGAGAAGCTGATGGATGCCTGCCGCTACTATTGGAATCAGACGGGACGCCGGTTGTCCTTTGAATATGCGCTGATCGGCGGCGTGAATGATGATCTGCGGCATGCCCGTGCACTCGCCGAGTTGTTGAACGGTTTTCAATGCCATGTAAATCTGATCCCCGTGAATTACGTACCGGAGAGAAATTACCGGCGAACCCCGAAGGAACAGATTCGGGCTTTCGTGGAGGAACTGAACCGACTGGGAGTCAATGCCACAGTCAGACGGGAGATGGGGCATGACATCGCGGCCGCTTGCGGCCAGTTGCGTGCCGAACAGGGGAGAATCCAGAGGTGA
- the rsgA gene encoding ribosome small subunit-dependent GTPase A, which produces VREPDLNLRLLDRMLVLIEKARLHAAIVLTKMDLLEERRGVEAAILPYAKMGYPVLQVSVRLGEGLEEVRSLFADRISVLAGQSGVGKSSLLNALFPELNLKMGEVSHKLGRGRHTTRHVELLPVDDRSFIADTPGFSQLDFGEMEPAELDDCFRDLARFSQDCYYRECEHETEHDCAVLKAVKDGELDRTRYEHYLEFLHEVKHSKEGRY; this is translated from the coding sequence CGGTGAGGGAGCCGGATCTGAACTTGCGCCTGTTGGACCGGATGCTGGTACTGATTGAAAAGGCCAGGCTTCATGCAGCTATTGTCCTTACAAAGATGGACCTCCTGGAAGAGCGGCGTGGAGTGGAAGCGGCAATCCTTCCCTATGCCAAAATGGGGTACCCGGTTTTGCAAGTGTCGGTCAGACTTGGAGAGGGACTGGAGGAAGTCCGCTCCCTGTTCGCCGACCGGATATCCGTCTTAGCCGGTCAGTCAGGTGTGGGAAAATCATCTCTCCTGAACGCGCTGTTCCCGGAACTGAACCTGAAGATGGGGGAAGTATCCCACAAGCTGGGAAGGGGTCGCCATACGACCCGTCATGTGGAGCTCCTCCCCGTTGACGACCGGTCGTTTATCGCGGATACTCCGGGATTCAGCCAGCTGGACTTCGGAGAGATGGAGCCGGCCGAGTTGGATGACTGTTTCCGCGATCTGGCCAGGTTTAGCCAGGATTGTTACTATCGGGAATGCGAACATGAAACGGAACATGATTGCGCTGTCCTGAAAGCCGTCAAGGATGGGGAACTGGACAGGACACGGTACGAACACTATCTGGAATTCCTGCATGAAGTTAAGCATTCGAAAGAAGGAAGGTATTGA
- a CDS encoding Stp1/IreP family PP2C-type Ser/Thr phosphatase codes for MKYAAKSHIGLVRQINEDEFALHVDLDPYQVVLVADGMGGHLAGEIASSIAVEVAGQYLREKLSAKTGQEAEPDLSDSIVEAILLANEEIFRRGQSTSGYSGMGTTIVAGIVSPHSITMGYIGDSRGYLIKPEGIRQLTDDHSLVNELYKNGQLTEEEVNSHPQRNILTRALGTDQRVEVDLINTRWKEGDILLLCTDGLTNLVSDEEIEQVMKHVGSLEEKIDKLIERALEEGGTDNITVVALQNTGREKRGETQ; via the coding sequence ATGAAATATGCGGCGAAAAGTCACATCGGGTTGGTCCGGCAAATCAATGAAGACGAGTTTGCCCTGCATGTGGACCTGGACCCGTATCAGGTTGTTCTGGTGGCGGACGGAATGGGCGGCCATCTGGCAGGGGAAATCGCTTCATCGATCGCGGTGGAGGTGGCGGGACAGTATCTTCGGGAAAAGCTGAGCGCCAAAACCGGGCAGGAAGCGGAACCCGACTTGAGCGATTCCATAGTGGAAGCCATCCTGCTCGCCAATGAGGAAATATTCAGGAGGGGACAAAGTACCAGCGGATATTCCGGGATGGGGACAACAATTGTGGCCGGCATTGTCAGTCCCCATTCCATCACCATGGGATACATAGGCGACAGCAGGGGGTATTTGATCAAGCCGGAAGGCATCCGCCAGTTGACGGACGACCACTCGCTTGTCAACGAACTGTACAAAAACGGGCAGTTGACCGAAGAAGAGGTCAATTCCCATCCGCAAAGGAACATATTGACGCGGGCTTTGGGAACCGATCAGCGCGTGGAAGTGGACCTCATCAATACCCGGTGGAAGGAAGGGGATATCCTTCTGCTGTGCACGGATGGTTTGACCAACCTGGTAAGCGATGAGGAAATCGAACAGGTCATGAAGCATGTTGGCAGTCTGGAAGAAAAGATCGACAAACTGATTGAACGCGCCCTTGAAGAAGGCGGTACTGATAATATTACCGTTGTCGCATTGCAAAATACAGGCAGGGAGAAACGGGGTGAGACGCAGTGA
- the pknB gene encoding Stk1 family PASTA domain-containing Ser/Thr kinase, with the protein MIGKKLANRYEILERIGGGGMAIVYRALDTILNRYVSVKVLRQQFVADEEFVRRFRREAQSAASLSHPNVVNIYDVGVEDETYFIVMEYINGKTLKEIIQERAPLPVVEAVDIAKQICSALQHAHDHQIVHRDIKPHNIMIGKDGHVKVTDFGIARAVTSSTITHNGSVIGSVHYFSPEQARGAITDVKSDIYSLGVVLYETLTGELPFSGETPISVALKHLQEHFVEPRQINPKIPQSVENIILKALAKNPEVRYQSAKEMYRDLDNALQNPNVAKFTAPDTTAYTQPTIQIPAAAFHESTATKQATKDESEDSEPKKRNLWKTISLIMGLLMLGTVGVAAGYTIMNKFMAGQVVEMPKVVGMPYDQAVDYLVKQYGFKIENIKKVEAKDPGEPGVRPPMQAGLVFEQDPESTRQVKTNRIVTLKVSTGAETIVMPNLEKKTEEEARKELADLNLDLSAIKFTSEPHKTIEKGRVIRHFPSVAVPVIPGQTPIEIFISSGPELSKVPDVRNKTLTAATQAIQNAGFPIGNIVDEYSYTVPNGQVIRQEPSDFNQDVPKDTKIHLWVSKGADPATQKLSYKVIADPDNGSTVTIKIVRKDARGQQVVVNDEKVTSKKEFPVELWIAPNGTGEIEVYENGSLKERKVVPYSR; encoded by the coding sequence GTGATAGGCAAAAAATTGGCCAATCGGTACGAAATACTGGAACGGATCGGCGGGGGCGGCATGGCCATCGTGTATCGCGCCCTTGATACAATCCTGAACCGCTATGTATCCGTAAAAGTCCTGCGTCAACAGTTTGTGGCAGACGAGGAATTTGTCCGGCGTTTCCGAAGGGAGGCCCAGTCTGCCGCCAGCCTTTCCCACCCCAACGTGGTGAATATTTATGATGTTGGCGTCGAAGACGAGACATACTTTATCGTAATGGAATACATCAACGGCAAGACACTGAAGGAAATCATCCAGGAGCGGGCTCCCCTGCCGGTAGTGGAAGCGGTGGATATCGCCAAGCAGATCTGTTCGGCGCTGCAGCATGCCCATGACCATCAGATTGTGCACAGGGACATTAAGCCGCACAATATTATGATCGGCAAAGACGGTCATGTCAAAGTAACCGATTTTGGAATCGCAAGAGCTGTTACTTCCAGTACAATCACGCATAATGGCTCGGTAATCGGCTCGGTGCATTATTTCTCCCCCGAACAGGCAAGGGGGGCCATCACCGATGTGAAATCTGACATTTACTCCCTGGGTGTCGTGTTGTACGAAACACTGACCGGTGAATTGCCATTCTCGGGAGAGACACCGATCTCCGTTGCGTTGAAGCATCTGCAGGAACACTTTGTGGAGCCGAGACAGATCAACCCGAAGATCCCGCAAAGTGTGGAAAACATTATTCTGAAGGCGCTGGCCAAGAATCCGGAAGTTCGCTACCAATCGGCAAAGGAAATGTATCGGGATCTTGACAATGCACTGCAAAATCCCAATGTGGCCAAGTTTACGGCACCGGACACAACGGCTTACACCCAACCGACGATCCAGATTCCGGCAGCCGCTTTCCATGAGTCTACCGCAACCAAACAGGCGACCAAAGACGAATCGGAAGACTCGGAACCCAAGAAGCGAAACCTGTGGAAAACCATCAGCCTGATCATGGGACTGCTCATGCTTGGCACCGTTGGAGTGGCGGCAGGGTATACCATCATGAACAAGTTCATGGCTGGTCAGGTTGTTGAAATGCCAAAGGTTGTCGGGATGCCTTATGATCAGGCGGTTGATTATCTGGTCAAGCAATATGGTTTCAAGATTGAGAATATCAAGAAAGTGGAAGCCAAAGACCCTGGTGAACCGGGCGTTCGTCCGCCCATGCAGGCGGGCCTTGTGTTTGAACAGGATCCGGAATCGACCAGACAGGTGAAGACCAATCGCATCGTGACTCTCAAGGTCAGCACCGGTGCAGAAACAATTGTAATGCCCAATCTGGAGAAAAAGACCGAGGAGGAAGCAAGGAAAGAACTGGCCGACCTGAATCTGGATCTGAGCGCCATCAAATTCACAAGCGAACCTCATAAGACGATCGAGAAAGGCAGGGTCATCAGGCACTTCCCGTCAGTTGCCGTTCCAGTCATCCCTGGTCAGACTCCAATCGAAATCTTCATCTCTTCCGGTCCGGAATTGTCCAAGGTGCCCGATGTCCGGAACAAGACTTTGACGGCGGCAACCCAAGCGATTCAGAACGCCGGGTTTCCCATCGGGAACATTGTGGACGAGTACAGTTATACAGTTCCCAACGGTCAGGTCATCAGACAGGAACCGTCCGATTTCAACCAGGATGTGCCGAAAGATACAAAGATCCATCTTTGGGTCTCGAAGGGTGCGGATCCGGCCACCCAGAAGCTCTCCTATAAAGTGATTGCCGACCCGGACAACGGCTCCACCGTAACGATCAAGATCGTACGTAAGGACGCACGCGGACAACAAGTGGTGGTTAATGACGAAAAGGTAACTTCAAAGAAAGAGTTCCCGGTGGAACTCTGGATCGCCCCGAACGGAACAGGCGAGATTGAGGTTTACGAGAACGGGTCGCTGAAAGAAAGGAAAGTTGTTCCGTACTCGCGTTAA
- a CDS encoding DAK2 domain-containing protein, giving the protein MNHKYLDGALFVQMVLAGHQSLESNKQKVNALNVFPVPDGDTGTNMSLSFTSGVNEMRRMLNQPLGKVAESLATGLLMGARGNSGVILSQLFRGFAKAVAKQETIDVKMFADSFQAGVTTAYNAVAKPVEGTILTVAKDAAKAAVQAARSVTATIGSVMEAVLREAERSLQRTPDLLPVLKQANVVDSGGQGLVYIYQGFLSALSGRSIQEALSTADEPVTGPIPHGMPAPAGANIEHEGEFGYCTEFIIRLDQVPDSEQAMEEKIRNMLKDLGDSMLVVAANDIVKVHIHSLRPGQVLEEAIQFGQLTRIKIDNMTEQHHNLKNDYEESGSVTEQRQPYGIVAVVAGEGMAEIFRSLGVGQLVEGGQTMNPSTEDIVKAVEGLNVDLVYVLPNNSNIVMAAEQAKSVLGDRIRVIPTKTIPQGIAAVLAFDADSDADGNERRMKEAAARIKTGQVTRAVRDSNYQDFEIKEGDFMGLAEGKVVTVGRDLEDTAQSLLDKMIDENSEIITVFYGEDVTEEQAETFLDGLTGRFSRCEFELHYGGQPLYEYIFSVE; this is encoded by the coding sequence ATGAACCACAAGTATTTGGACGGAGCACTGTTTGTGCAGATGGTGCTGGCCGGACACCAAAGCCTTGAGAGCAACAAGCAGAAAGTCAACGCGTTAAACGTATTTCCGGTTCCGGATGGGGATACCGGCACAAATATGAGTTTATCTTTCACATCGGGCGTTAATGAGATGCGTCGGATGCTGAATCAACCTCTGGGCAAGGTGGCAGAATCTCTTGCAACCGGGTTGTTGATGGGAGCCCGGGGGAATTCAGGCGTTATTCTTTCTCAATTATTCCGTGGATTTGCAAAAGCGGTGGCCAAACAGGAAACAATCGATGTCAAAATGTTTGCCGACAGCTTCCAGGCTGGCGTAACAACTGCCTATAACGCGGTTGCCAAGCCTGTGGAAGGAACGATTCTGACGGTTGCAAAGGATGCCGCCAAAGCGGCTGTGCAAGCTGCGCGCAGTGTGACAGCCACGATTGGTTCCGTTATGGAAGCGGTGCTGAGGGAAGCCGAGCGTTCTTTGCAGAGAACGCCCGACCTGCTTCCGGTGTTAAAACAGGCAAATGTGGTTGATTCGGGCGGACAAGGCCTCGTTTATATCTATCAAGGCTTTCTTTCGGCGTTAAGCGGCAGGAGCATTCAGGAAGCGCTTTCCACTGCAGATGAACCGGTAACCGGCCCCATCCCGCATGGCATGCCTGCACCCGCAGGTGCCAATATTGAGCACGAAGGAGAGTTCGGATACTGTACCGAATTTATCATTCGTCTTGATCAGGTCCCCGATTCCGAACAGGCAATGGAAGAGAAGATCCGGAATATGCTGAAGGATTTGGGCGATTCCATGCTGGTTGTTGCGGCCAACGATATCGTGAAAGTACATATTCACTCGCTCCGTCCGGGACAAGTTCTGGAAGAGGCAATCCAATTCGGGCAATTGACCCGAATCAAGATTGACAATATGACCGAGCAGCACCACAACCTGAAAAATGATTACGAAGAGTCCGGATCCGTTACTGAACAAAGACAGCCATACGGCATAGTGGCGGTAGTCGCCGGCGAGGGCATGGCAGAGATATTCAGAAGCCTCGGAGTTGGACAGCTTGTAGAGGGCGGGCAGACCATGAACCCCAGCACGGAAGATATCGTGAAAGCAGTTGAAGGGCTGAACGTCGATCTTGTGTATGTGCTTCCAAACAATTCCAACATCGTAATGGCGGCGGAACAGGCGAAATCTGTATTGGGAGACAGGATCCGTGTAATTCCAACCAAGACGATTCCTCAAGGCATTGCTGCGGTGCTGGCGTTTGACGCCGATTCTGACGCCGATGGAAACGAAAGAAGGATGAAGGAAGCGGCGGCGCGGATCAAAACCGGACAGGTTACCCGTGCGGTTCGTGATTCCAATTATCAGGACTTTGAAATCAAAGAAGGAGATTTCATGGGGCTTGCCGAAGGAAAAGTGGTAACCGTTGGACGTGATCTGGAAGACACCGCCCAATCTTTGCTGGATAAAATGATCGATGAGAACTCCGAAATTATTACTGTTTTTTATGGTGAGGATGTGACCGAAGAGCAGGCGGAAACCTTCCTGGATGGACTGACCGGGCGGTTCTCCCGCTGTGAGTTTGAACTTCATTATGGCGGCCAGCCGTTGTACGAATATATATTCTCCGTTGAATAG